In a single window of the Nocardioides massiliensis genome:
- a CDS encoding GAF domain-containing sensor histidine kinase: MAASQDPRETPLAGLLEEVLTRVDEVVDAQRRQALLVDAVVTLAADLSIESVLQRIVRTACEIVGCRYAALGMLGEGSDRRLAAFLHHGLGEQESRELGELPGGRGLLGHIIDFPEPVRISDIGGHPASYGFPPGHPPMRSFLGLPVRIRGTVVGNLYLTDKLGADAFTEEDEVVADALASAAGVVIENARLYAESARREGWLRAGSEASGTVFREGLTPGALRVVEEHAREAAGAETAFVMLDPEACGEQVMEPGRMVLPLRVGDEQLGALEILGASEPDHGIGAAGELARAQGFADQVAMAAALERSRSDRAQLAVYEDRDRIARDLHDLVIQRLFAVGLGLDSVAHLAVNPEVAERLASSVDDLDTTIKDIRRAIFALGDRGGDDLRHALHQIIERATGSLGFAPRLALEGPVNAVVTSTIRGHLLAVLQEGLSNAARHAAATEVTVTLVGDPQQVSLTVVDNGRGLPADRDESGLRNLRARADRLGGTFALEDRPGGGTMLTWQVPVEPQDDRPTGEDV; this comes from the coding sequence ATGGCTGCATCGCAGGACCCACGAGAGACGCCGCTGGCAGGCCTGCTCGAGGAGGTGCTGACGCGCGTCGACGAGGTCGTGGACGCCCAGCGCCGCCAGGCCCTGCTGGTCGATGCGGTGGTGACTCTCGCAGCCGACCTGTCGATCGAGAGCGTGCTGCAGCGGATCGTGCGGACGGCGTGCGAGATCGTGGGGTGTCGGTACGCCGCCCTCGGCATGCTCGGGGAGGGGAGTGACCGCCGCCTCGCCGCGTTCCTGCACCACGGCCTCGGCGAGCAGGAGAGCCGCGAGCTCGGCGAGCTGCCGGGTGGGCGTGGGCTGCTGGGCCACATCATCGACTTCCCGGAGCCGGTCCGAATCTCCGACATCGGCGGCCACCCGGCGTCGTACGGCTTCCCGCCCGGACACCCGCCGATGCGGTCGTTCCTCGGCCTGCCCGTGCGGATCCGCGGGACGGTCGTCGGCAACCTCTACCTGACCGACAAGCTCGGGGCGGACGCCTTCACCGAGGAGGACGAGGTCGTCGCCGACGCGCTCGCCTCGGCCGCCGGCGTGGTGATCGAGAACGCGCGCCTGTATGCCGAGTCCGCGCGCCGCGAGGGCTGGCTGCGTGCGGGGTCCGAGGCGTCCGGGACGGTCTTCCGCGAAGGGCTGACACCGGGTGCGCTGCGGGTCGTGGAGGAGCATGCGCGCGAGGCGGCGGGTGCCGAGACGGCATTCGTGATGCTGGATCCCGAGGCGTGCGGCGAGCAGGTGATGGAGCCCGGGCGGATGGTGCTGCCACTGCGCGTGGGGGACGAGCAGCTGGGCGCGTTGGAGATCCTGGGTGCGAGCGAGCCCGACCACGGCATCGGCGCGGCCGGGGAGCTCGCCCGGGCGCAGGGGTTCGCCGACCAGGTCGCGATGGCGGCGGCGTTGGAGCGGTCCCGGAGCGACCGCGCGCAGCTGGCGGTCTATGAGGACCGCGACCGGATCGCGCGCGACCTGCACGACCTGGTCATCCAGCGGTTGTTCGCCGTCGGGCTCGGACTCGACAGCGTCGCCCACCTCGCGGTGAACCCCGAGGTCGCCGAGCGACTGGCATCGTCGGTCGACGACCTCGACACCACGATCAAGGACATCCGGCGCGCGATCTTCGCCCTGGGCGACCGCGGTGGGGACGATCTGCGCCACGCGTTGCACCAGATCATCGAGCGGGCGACCGGCTCGCTCGGGTTCGCCCCTCGGCTCGCCTTGGAGGGACCTGTCAATGCCGTGGTCACCTCCACGATCCGCGGTCACCTGCTGGCTGTGCTGCAGGAGGGGTTGTCGAACGCTGCGCGTCATGCCGCCGCGACGGAGGTGACGGTGACGCTGGTGGGCGATCCGCAGCAGGTGAGCCTGACGGTCGTAGACAACGGGCGTGGGTTGCCGGCCGACCGCGACGAGAGCGGGCTGCGCAACCTCCGGGCGCGCGCCGATCGGCTCGGCGGGACCTTCGCCCTCGAGGACCGGCCCGGGGGTGGGACGATGCTGACCTGGCAGGTGCCGGTGGAGCCGCAGGACGACCGACCGACCGGTGAGGACGTGTGA
- a CDS encoding response regulator → MTEKTTPIRVFLLDDHEVVREGLRRLLERDGDIEVVGESGLAQEAARRIPALRPDVAVLDARLPDGSGIEVCREVRAKVPEVKALILTSYEDDDALFAAIMAGAAGYVLKQVRGSDLLDTVRRVAAGQSTLDPQVTARVLDRIRNPPAEDPALAGLTEQERTLLRLIGEGLTNRQIGEQMFLAEKTVKNYVSILLGKLGMERRTQAAVFAVKHLGENDDARD, encoded by the coding sequence ATGACGGAGAAGACCACCCCGATCCGGGTGTTCCTGCTCGACGACCATGAGGTCGTGCGCGAGGGGTTGCGCCGGCTCCTGGAGCGCGACGGCGACATCGAGGTCGTCGGTGAGTCCGGCCTGGCGCAGGAGGCCGCGCGCCGGATCCCGGCGCTGCGCCCGGACGTGGCCGTCCTCGACGCGCGGCTCCCGGACGGGTCGGGGATCGAGGTGTGCCGCGAGGTGCGTGCAAAGGTCCCGGAGGTCAAGGCGCTGATCCTCACGTCGTACGAGGACGACGACGCGCTGTTCGCGGCGATCATGGCTGGTGCCGCCGGCTACGTCCTCAAGCAGGTGCGCGGCAGCGACCTGCTCGACACGGTCCGGCGCGTGGCCGCCGGGCAGTCCACGCTCGACCCGCAGGTGACCGCCCGGGTCCTGGACCGCATCCGCAACCCACCCGCGGAGGACCCGGCTCTGGCGGGGTTGACCGAGCAGGAGCGCACGCTGCTGCGGTTGATCGGCGAGGGGCTGACCAACCGCCAGATCGGCGAGCAGATGTTCCTCGCCGAGAAGACCGTGAAGAACTACGTCTCGATCCTGCTCGGCAAGCTCGGCATGGAGCGCCGTACCCAGGCGGCGGTCTTCGCCGTCAAGCACCTCGGCGAGAACGACGACGCTCGGGACTGA
- a CDS encoding DoxX family protein has translation MSSTAVPRPGRHLDMPDPNFVHPEVVAPETRSAKAARYIGAGLRISLGWVFLWAFLDKLFGLGFATERASSWLNGGSPTEGFLSFGTQGPLAGTFQSLAGYAIVDWTFMIGLLGIGAALILGIGVRVAAVSGALMMVLMWAAALWPANNPFMDDHLIYAGLLAMLALSYSGRPLGLGARWESTTLVKKNRWLV, from the coding sequence ATGAGCAGCACCGCCGTCCCCCGCCCCGGCCGCCACCTCGACATGCCGGACCCGAACTTCGTCCACCCCGAGGTCGTCGCCCCCGAGACCCGCTCCGCGAAGGCTGCTCGCTACATCGGTGCCGGCCTGCGGATCAGCCTCGGCTGGGTCTTCCTGTGGGCCTTCCTCGACAAGCTCTTCGGCCTCGGCTTCGCCACCGAGCGCGCCTCGTCGTGGCTCAACGGCGGTAGCCCCACCGAGGGCTTCCTCAGCTTCGGCACGCAGGGTCCGCTCGCCGGCACCTTCCAGTCCCTGGCCGGCTACGCCATCGTCGACTGGACCTTCATGATCGGTCTGCTCGGCATCGGTGCCGCGCTGATCCTCGGCATCGGCGTCCGGGTCGCCGCGGTGAGCGGCGCGCTGATGATGGTCCTCATGTGGGCCGCCGCCCTCTGGCCGGCCAACAACCCCTTCATGGACGACCACCTGATCTACGCCGGTCTGCTGGCGATGCTCGCTCTGAGCTACTCCGGCCGCCCCCTCGGCCTCGGTGCTCGCTGGGAGTCCACCACGCTGGTCAAGAAGAACCGGTGGCTCGTCTGA
- a CDS encoding MaoC family dehydratase encodes MRTFTSIEDLRQAAGDELGVGDWVQIDQQRVDQFAEATGDHQWIHVDVDRAASGPFGGTIAHGYLTLSLVPWLGESVFAIETPGAKLNYGVNKVRFPQPLLVGSRIRLRVVLADISDVPSGTQVVLRHTIEIEDAPKPACVAETVVLLLPDA; translated from the coding sequence ATGCGCACCTTCACCAGCATCGAGGACCTCCGCCAGGCCGCCGGTGACGAGCTGGGCGTGGGCGACTGGGTCCAGATCGACCAGCAACGCGTCGACCAGTTCGCCGAGGCGACCGGCGATCACCAGTGGATCCACGTCGACGTCGACCGGGCCGCGTCGGGACCGTTCGGCGGCACCATCGCCCACGGCTACCTCACGCTCTCGCTCGTCCCCTGGCTCGGGGAGTCGGTCTTCGCGATCGAGACGCCGGGAGCGAAGCTCAACTACGGCGTCAACAAGGTCCGCTTCCCCCAGCCCCTGCTGGTCGGCAGCCGCATCCGACTGCGGGTCGTGCTCGCGGACATCTCCGACGTGCCCAGCGGCACCCAGGTGGTGCTGCGCCACACGATCGAGATCGAGGACGCCCCCAAGCCGGCCTGCGTCGCGGAGACGGTCGTCCTGCTGCTGCCGGACGCCTGA
- a CDS encoding cupin domain-containing protein — protein MAILIEAPTRIPVPGGKTIDEYVGRVNTQTSKLSVAHMVAPPGWTEPAQVPAFDEITVVLRGMVRVEVFGAAGAPETIEVRTGQAVLTKAGERVRYSTDIAETEYFAVCLPAFSPETVHRDEGN, from the coding sequence ATGGCAATCCTGATCGAAGCGCCGACGCGCATCCCTGTCCCGGGTGGGAAGACGATCGACGAGTACGTCGGTCGGGTAAACACCCAGACCTCGAAGCTCTCGGTCGCCCACATGGTCGCCCCGCCCGGATGGACCGAGCCGGCGCAGGTCCCGGCGTTCGACGAGATCACCGTCGTCCTGCGGGGCATGGTGCGCGTCGAGGTGTTCGGGGCGGCCGGCGCACCGGAGACGATCGAGGTGCGGACCGGACAGGCGGTCCTGACCAAGGCCGGTGAGCGGGTGCGCTACAGCACCGACATCGCCGAGACCGAGTACTTCGCCGTCTGTCTGCCGGCGTTCTCGCCGGAGACCGTGCACCGCGACGAGGGCAACTGA
- a CDS encoding adenosine deaminase, with the protein MARRSTLTEDVVRGLPKVLLHDHLDGGLRPETVAELAPDAGHTLPVDDPADLGRWFAEAADSGSLERYLETFQHTVAVMQSAENLTRVARECVEDLAADGVVYAEVRYAPEQHVDGGLTLDEVVDAVRLGFLEGEAVAREAGRTIVVRQLLTAMRHQARSREIAELAVAWRDRGVVGFDIAGAEAGYPPTRHLDAFEYLQRENAHFTIHAGEAFGLPSIWEALQWCGADRLGHGVRIVDDIEDGEEGVGLGRLAAYVRDKRIPLELCPTSNVQTGAVTSIAEHPIGMLAKLRFRVTVNTDNRLMSGTSMTKEMLALVEAFDWGPADLRWVTVNAMKSAFLPFDERLVIIEDVIKPAYAELDA; encoded by the coding sequence ATGGCCCGCCGGTCCACATTGACCGAGGACGTCGTACGCGGGCTGCCGAAGGTGCTGCTGCACGACCACCTCGACGGTGGGCTGCGCCCCGAGACGGTCGCGGAGCTGGCCCCCGATGCGGGCCACACCTTGCCGGTCGATGACCCGGCCGATCTCGGCCGGTGGTTCGCCGAGGCTGCCGACTCAGGCTCGCTCGAGCGCTATCTCGAGACCTTCCAGCACACCGTCGCGGTCATGCAAAGCGCCGAGAACCTCACCCGGGTCGCGCGCGAGTGCGTCGAGGACCTGGCGGCTGACGGGGTCGTGTATGCCGAGGTGCGCTACGCCCCCGAGCAACACGTCGACGGCGGACTGACGCTCGACGAGGTCGTGGACGCGGTCCGGCTGGGTTTCCTCGAGGGTGAGGCGGTCGCGCGGGAGGCCGGGCGCACGATCGTCGTACGCCAGCTGCTCACCGCGATGCGCCACCAGGCGCGCTCGCGCGAGATCGCCGAGCTGGCGGTGGCCTGGCGCGACCGCGGGGTCGTCGGGTTCGACATCGCGGGCGCCGAGGCGGGCTATCCACCCACCCGCCACCTGGACGCCTTCGAATACCTCCAGCGCGAGAACGCGCACTTCACCATCCATGCCGGTGAGGCGTTTGGTCTCCCGTCGATCTGGGAGGCGCTGCAGTGGTGCGGCGCCGACCGGCTCGGGCACGGGGTGCGGATCGTCGACGACATCGAGGACGGTGAGGAGGGGGTGGGGCTCGGCCGGCTCGCGGCGTACGTCCGTGACAAGCGCATTCCGCTCGAGCTCTGCCCCACGTCCAACGTGCAGACCGGCGCGGTGACCTCGATCGCCGAGCATCCGATCGGGATGCTGGCGAAGCTGCGCTTCCGCGTCACCGTCAACACCGACAACCGGCTGATGAGCGGCACCTCGATGACCAAGGAGATGCTCGCGCTGGTCGAGGCGTTCGACTGGGGGCCGGCGGACCTGCGGTGGGTGACGGTCAACGCGATGAAGTCGGCATTCCTGCCCTTCGACGAGCGGTTGGTGATCATCGAGGACGTCATCAAGCCGGCGTACGCCGAGCTCGACGCGTGA
- a CDS encoding IS110 family transposase encodes MSVTPEATRPRVCAGLDWAKDDHVVCILDPDGEVLDRFTVEHTAAGLKRLVRRLLAAEVVEIGIERGDGPVIDALLATELTVLVISPNQVKNLRSRYGSAGNKDDRFDAYVLADVVRTDRRRLTPLTRSTPATQALRSSVRARRDLVAHRVAAANQLRAHLQVVFPGIVDLFAHLDSAISLSFLERFPTQTKADWLTADRLAAWLKKLAYSGRTDPAVLHQRLLAAPRGTTGAETGPHAATTLAFVAVLRSLNTQIATLADSIAEQLDVHPDAHVVTSLPRSGTVRAARLLAEIGDARGRFPTADSLACLAGVAPSTRQSGKVKAVTFRWGCDKELRDALCDFAADSRHANPWAADLYNRARARNHDHPHAVRILARAWVDIIWRCWQDRATYDPSQHRAFQRVLNEHHQIAA; translated from the coding sequence ATGAGTGTGACCCCTGAAGCGACCCGACCACGAGTGTGCGCCGGTCTGGACTGGGCCAAGGACGACCACGTCGTGTGCATCCTGGACCCCGACGGCGAGGTGCTTGACCGGTTCACCGTCGAGCACACCGCTGCCGGCCTCAAACGACTCGTACGACGTCTGTTGGCAGCTGAGGTCGTCGAGATCGGCATCGAACGCGGCGACGGGCCCGTCATCGATGCCTTGCTTGCCACCGAGCTGACCGTGCTGGTGATCAGCCCCAACCAGGTCAAGAACCTCCGCTCGCGCTACGGCTCGGCCGGCAACAAGGACGACCGGTTCGACGCCTACGTCCTGGCAGATGTGGTCCGCACCGACCGCCGTCGCCTGACCCCGCTGACCAGATCGACCCCGGCCACCCAAGCGCTGCGCTCCAGCGTGCGTGCTCGTCGGGACCTGGTCGCGCACCGCGTCGCGGCAGCCAACCAGCTCCGCGCGCACCTGCAGGTCGTGTTCCCCGGCATCGTGGACCTGTTCGCCCACCTGGACTCCGCGATCAGCCTGTCCTTCCTGGAACGGTTCCCCACCCAGACCAAAGCCGACTGGCTCACCGCCGACCGGCTCGCAGCATGGCTGAAGAAGCTCGCCTACTCCGGGCGCACCGACCCTGCCGTGTTGCACCAACGGCTGCTCGCTGCGCCCCGCGGCACCACCGGTGCTGAAACCGGCCCCCATGCCGCAACCACGCTCGCGTTCGTCGCGGTCCTGCGGAGCTTGAACACCCAGATCGCCACGCTCGCGGACTCGATCGCTGAGCAACTCGACGTCCACCCCGACGCGCACGTCGTGACCTCGCTGCCTCGCTCCGGGACCGTGCGCGCCGCGCGACTGCTCGCCGAGATCGGGGACGCCCGCGGCAGGTTCCCCACCGCCGACTCCCTGGCCTGTCTGGCCGGCGTCGCGCCCTCGACGCGGCAGTCCGGCAAGGTCAAAGCCGTCACCTTCCGGTGGGGATGCGACAAAGAACTCCGCGACGCCCTGTGTGACTTCGCCGCTGACTCCCGACACGCCAACCCGTGGGCCGCCGACCTCTACAACCGCGCCAGGGCACGCAACCACGACCACCCCCACGCCGTCCGGATCCTCGCCCGCGCCTGGGTCGACATCATCTGGCGCTGCTGGCAAGACCGGGCCACCTACGACCCTAGCCAGCACCGAGCCTTCCAACGCGTCCTCAACGAACACCACCAAATCGCCGCCTGA
- a CDS encoding HNH endonuclease signature motif containing protein yields MLDRGDLENFGKAEVWEAMRASRARVQREQTDELLLAAHLAGLYEAGTLAEATKAFRHDPERMVALAGEGAPIVSEYAASELSGQLRMPLQSARQLLGDAIEIAHRLPRLWQQMVEGKTEAWRVRAVAKETRQLSLQAASWVDAQLTHRLQKRKPNNAAPQLVDEAIKRFDTELFAKREQRRQDGRGVWLDPDTCQGLLRGVHMNLDAPDAELLDQTLDTIAAGLKAAGDTDDHQARRAKAVGTLLDPQLAMDFLNGTLPDTGSDGTTKTKTPGTPSRVANVYVHCSLSDLATMTSAGVDYGASIEKLGPITLARMSEWLTRPGGVGSGRINVRPVIDTNTDQAVDQHDPPQWMREAMILRDDTCVFPGCTTTARACDADHIEPYVPMEDGGSPGQTSLANLALLCRSHHRLKTHMGWTYQRRSDGTYEWWDRWARPVRESHDLDHSGARDLDAARWTKTSAAELYLHDFLIEYAGPGGTDPPT; encoded by the coding sequence ATGCTCGATCGAGGCGACCTGGAGAACTTCGGCAAGGCCGAAGTGTGGGAAGCCATGCGCGCTTCCCGCGCCCGGGTCCAGCGCGAGCAGACCGACGAGCTCCTCCTCGCCGCGCACCTCGCCGGCCTCTACGAAGCCGGCACGCTGGCTGAGGCCACGAAGGCGTTCCGCCACGACCCCGAACGGATGGTCGCCCTGGCCGGTGAGGGCGCACCGATCGTGAGTGAGTACGCCGCCAGCGAGCTGTCCGGCCAGCTGCGCATGCCGTTGCAGTCCGCACGGCAGCTGTTGGGGGACGCGATCGAGATCGCCCACCGCCTCCCGCGCCTGTGGCAGCAGATGGTCGAGGGCAAGACCGAGGCGTGGCGGGTCCGCGCCGTGGCCAAGGAGACCAGGCAGCTGTCGCTGCAAGCAGCGTCGTGGGTGGATGCGCAGCTGACGCACCGCCTGCAGAAGCGCAAGCCCAACAACGCCGCCCCGCAGCTCGTCGATGAGGCGATCAAGCGTTTCGACACCGAGCTGTTCGCCAAGCGCGAGCAGCGCCGCCAGGACGGCCGCGGCGTGTGGCTGGACCCCGACACCTGCCAAGGCCTGTTGCGTGGGGTGCACATGAACCTCGACGCACCGGATGCCGAGCTGTTGGACCAGACCCTCGACACCATCGCCGCAGGGCTGAAAGCCGCCGGAGACACCGACGACCACCAGGCCCGCCGCGCCAAAGCCGTCGGGACGCTACTCGACCCCCAGCTGGCGATGGACTTCCTCAACGGCACCCTGCCCGACACCGGCTCGGACGGCACAACGAAGACCAAGACGCCAGGCACACCGAGCCGGGTCGCGAACGTCTACGTCCACTGCTCCCTGAGTGATCTCGCGACCATGACCAGCGCCGGGGTCGACTACGGCGCGAGCATCGAGAAGCTCGGCCCCATCACGCTCGCCCGGATGTCTGAGTGGCTCACCCGCCCCGGCGGCGTCGGATCGGGACGCATCAACGTCCGGCCGGTGATCGACACCAACACCGACCAAGCAGTCGACCAGCACGACCCACCGCAGTGGATGCGCGAGGCGATGATCCTGCGCGATGACACCTGCGTGTTCCCCGGGTGCACCACCACCGCCAGAGCCTGCGACGCGGACCACATCGAGCCCTACGTCCCGATGGAAGACGGCGGGTCACCCGGCCAAACGTCGCTGGCGAACCTCGCGCTGCTCTGCCGCTCTCATCATCGGCTCAAGACCCATATGGGCTGGACCTACCAACGCAGGTCGGACGGCACCTATGAGTGGTGGGACCGGTGGGCGCGGCCTGTCCGGGAAAGCCATGACCTCGACCACTCAGGTGCTCGGGATCTCGACGCCGCGCGATGGACGAAGACCTCGGCCGCCGAGCTCTACCTCCACGACTTCCTGATTGAGTACGCCGGACCCGGCGGCACCGACCCCCCGACCTAG
- a CDS encoding VOC family protein, giving the protein MTSVIVQTTIDVQDVERMAAFWSQALGYAIVRNEGGSCHLVPPQDAPIETPTIWLQPSAGPKTTKNRTHLDLRPANGDVDAEAERLLSLGASHVDVGQSAEDPFVVLADPEGNEFCILRREQSEVRARG; this is encoded by the coding sequence ATGACCAGCGTGATCGTGCAGACGACCATCGACGTGCAGGACGTCGAGCGGATGGCGGCGTTCTGGTCGCAGGCGCTCGGCTACGCGATCGTGCGCAATGAGGGCGGGTCCTGCCACCTGGTCCCGCCGCAGGATGCGCCGATCGAGACGCCGACGATCTGGCTGCAACCCTCCGCCGGTCCGAAGACCACGAAGAACCGCACCCACCTCGACCTCCGACCGGCCAACGGTGACGTAGACGCCGAGGCCGAGCGGTTGCTTTCCCTGGGGGCGAGTCACGTCGATGTCGGGCAGAGCGCCGAGGACCCGTTCGTGGTCCTGGCCGATCCCGAGGGCAACGAGTTCTGCATCCTGCGCCGCGAGCAGAGCGAGGTCCGCGCCCGCGGCTGA
- a CDS encoding uridine kinase family protein, with protein sequence MSEHARVIVLAGPSGAGKSRLARRLGFPVLRLDDFYKDGDDPTLPTMELGHERVVDWDHPGSWDCDSAVRALTEVCRRGRVETPVYDLSTSARTGHHVLDLHGSAYVVAEGIFAHHVVERCREAGILADAVCVRQQPLVTFWRRLRRDLAERRKPWWVLVRRGLLLMRLQSFVVDAAVEHGCAPCTPEQAWERLSPLRDRSVTRA encoded by the coding sequence GTGTCTGAGCACGCTCGCGTCATCGTCCTCGCCGGCCCTTCGGGCGCGGGCAAGAGCCGACTGGCGCGACGCCTCGGATTCCCGGTCCTGCGCCTCGACGACTTCTACAAGGACGGCGACGACCCGACGCTGCCGACGATGGAGCTCGGCCACGAGCGCGTCGTCGACTGGGACCACCCGGGCTCGTGGGACTGCGACAGCGCCGTCCGCGCGCTGACCGAGGTGTGTCGCCGGGGGCGGGTGGAGACCCCGGTCTACGACCTGTCCACCAGTGCCCGCACCGGGCACCATGTGCTGGATCTCCACGGGTCGGCGTACGTCGTGGCGGAGGGGATCTTCGCCCACCACGTGGTGGAACGCTGCCGCGAGGCCGGGATCCTCGCTGACGCGGTCTGCGTGCGCCAGCAGCCACTGGTGACCTTCTGGCGTCGGCTGCGGCGTGACCTCGCCGAGCGTCGCAAGCCGTGGTGGGTGCTGGTCCGGCGCGGGCTGCTCCTCATGCGTTTGCAGTCGTTCGTGGTCGATGCCGCGGTCGAGCACGGGTGCGCGCCCTGCACGCCCGAGCAGGCGTGGGAGCGGTTGTCGCCGCTGCGGGACCGGTCGGTCACCCGTGCCTGA
- a CDS encoding aldehyde dehydrogenase family protein — protein MARIDVRKTNKLYIGGAFPRSESGHSYEVLDAGGKFVANAALASRKDARDAVVAARKAVGGWSGRTAYNRAQIVYRIAEVMEDRRPQFVQAVRQSEGLTAAKAERVVDAAIDRLVWYAGWADKLTQVVGNANPVAGPFFNLSTPEPTGVVAVLAPQQSSLLGLVSVVAPVIVTGNAVVAVSSYERPLPAVTFAEVLATSDVPGGVVNILTGSAATIGPWLASHMDVNAIDLVGIAGDTALATDLEVAAADNLKRVRRAPAAEPDWTLEPSLSAMTDFVEIKTVWHPIGV, from the coding sequence ATGGCACGCATCGACGTCCGCAAGACCAACAAGCTCTACATCGGCGGGGCGTTCCCGCGCTCGGAGTCGGGCCACTCCTACGAGGTCCTCGACGCGGGAGGGAAGTTCGTCGCCAACGCCGCGCTCGCCTCGCGCAAGGACGCCCGCGACGCCGTCGTCGCCGCGCGCAAGGCGGTCGGTGGCTGGTCCGGGCGTACGGCGTACAACCGCGCGCAGATCGTCTACCGCATCGCCGAGGTGATGGAGGACCGCCGCCCGCAGTTCGTCCAGGCGGTGCGCCAGTCCGAGGGCCTCACCGCCGCCAAGGCGGAGCGGGTCGTGGACGCGGCGATCGACCGCCTGGTCTGGTACGCCGGCTGGGCCGACAAGCTCACCCAGGTCGTCGGCAACGCCAACCCGGTCGCCGGTCCGTTCTTCAACCTGTCGACGCCGGAGCCCACCGGGGTGGTGGCCGTGCTCGCGCCGCAGCAGTCCTCGCTGCTCGGGCTCGTCAGCGTGGTCGCGCCGGTGATCGTGACCGGCAACGCCGTGGTCGCGGTGTCGTCCTATGAGCGCCCGCTGCCGGCCGTGACCTTCGCCGAGGTGCTGGCGACCTCCGACGTGCCCGGCGGCGTGGTCAACATCCTCACCGGTTCGGCCGCCACGATCGGGCCGTGGCTGGCCTCCCACATGGACGTCAACGCCATCGACCTCGTCGGCATCGCGGGTGACACGGCGCTGGCGACCGACCTCGAGGTCGCGGCCGCCGACAACCTCAAGCGCGTGCGTCGCGCCCCCGCCGCAGAGCCCGACTGGACCCTCGAGCCGTCGCTGAGCGCGATGACCGACTTCGTCGAGATCAAGACGGTCTGGCACCCGATCGGTGTCTGA